From Mustela erminea isolate mMusErm1 chromosome 1, mMusErm1.Pri, whole genome shotgun sequence, a single genomic window includes:
- the ST3GAL6 gene encoding type 2 lactosamine alpha-2,3-sialyltransferase isoform X4, with amino-acid sequence MKRRNKIQPCLSKPAFASLLRFHQFHPFLCAADFKKIASLYGSDKFDLPYGIRTSAEYFRLALSKLQSCDLFDEFDNVPCKKCVVVGNGGVLKNKTLGEKIDSYDVIIRMNNGPVLGHEEEVGRRTTFRLFYPESVFSDPNHNDPNTTAVLTAFKPLDLKWLWDLLTGGKINTNGFWKKPALNLIYKPYQIRILDPFIIRMAAYELLHFPKVFPKNQKPKHPTTGIIAITLAFHICHEVHLAGFKYNFSDLKSPLHYYGNATMSLMNKNAYHNVTAEQLFLKDIIEKNFVINLTED; translated from the exons ATGAAGCGGAGAAATAAGATCCAGCCTTGTTTATCGAAGCCAGCTTTTGCCTCTCTCCTGAg gTTTCATCAGTTTCACCCTTTTCTGTGTGcagctgattttaaaaagattgctTCCTTGTATGGTAGCGATAAGTTTGATTTGCCCTATGGGATAAGAACATCAG CGGAATATTTTCGACTTGCTCTTTCAAAACTGCAGAGTTGTGATCTCTTTGACGAGTTTGACAA TGTGCCATGTAAAAAGTGCGTGGTGGTTGGTAATGGAGGAGTTTTGAAGAATaagacattaggagaaaaaaTTGACTCCTATGATGTAATAAtaag AATGAATAATGGTCCTGTTTTAGGACATGAAGAGGAAGTTGGGAGAAGGACAACCTTCCGACTTTTTTATCCAGAATCTGTTTTTTCAGATCCCAATCACAATGATCCTAATACTACGGCGGTTCTCACTGCTTTTAAGCCGCTTGATTTAAAGTGGCTGTGGGACTTGTTGACAGGTGGCAAAATA AACACTAATGGTTTTTGGAAGAAACCAGCCTTAAACTTGATCTACAAACCTTATCAAATCAGAATATTAGATCCTTTCATTATCAGAATGGCAGCTTATGAACTGCTTCACTTCCCAAAAGTGTTTCCCAAAAATCAG AAACCCAAACACCCCACAACAGGAATTATTGCCATCACGTTGGCCTTTCACATATGTCACGAAGTTCACCTTGCTGGTTTTAAATACAACTTTTCTGACCTCAAGAGTCCTTTGCACTATTATGGGAATGCCACCATGTCTTTGATGAATAAG aatGCATATCACAATGTGACAGCAGAGCAGCTCTTTTTGAAGGACATTATAGAAAAAAACTTTGTAATCAACTTGACTGAAGATTGA
- the ST3GAL6 gene encoding type 2 lactosamine alpha-2,3-sialyltransferase isoform X3: MRGYLVAIFLSAVFLYYVLHCILWGTNVYWVPPVEMKRRNKIQPCLSKPAFASLLRFHQFHPFLCAADFKKIASLYGSDKFDLPYGIRTSAEYFRLALSKLQSCDLFDEFDNVPCKKCVVVGNGGVLKNKTLGEKIDSYDVIIRMNNGPVLGHEEEVGRRTTFRLFYPESVFSDPNHNDPNTTAVLTAFKPLDLKWLWDLLTGGKINTNGFWKKPALNLIYKPYQIRILDPFIIRMAAYELLHFPKVFPKNQKPKHPTTGIIAITLAFHICHEVHLAGFKYNFSDLKSPLHYYGNATMSLMNKNAYHNVTAEQLFLKDIIEKNFVINLTED, encoded by the exons ATGAGAGGGTACCTTGTGGCCATATTCCTGAGTGCTGTCTTTCTCTATTATGTGCTGCATTGTATATTATGGGGAACAAACGTCTATTG GGTGCCACCTGTGGAAATGAAGCGGAGAAATAAGATCCAGCCTTGTTTATCGAAGCCAGCTTTTGCCTCTCTCCTGAg gTTTCATCAGTTTCACCCTTTTCTGTGTGcagctgattttaaaaagattgctTCCTTGTATGGTAGCGATAAGTTTGATTTGCCCTATGGGATAAGAACATCAG CGGAATATTTTCGACTTGCTCTTTCAAAACTGCAGAGTTGTGATCTCTTTGACGAGTTTGACAA TGTGCCATGTAAAAAGTGCGTGGTGGTTGGTAATGGAGGAGTTTTGAAGAATaagacattaggagaaaaaaTTGACTCCTATGATGTAATAAtaag AATGAATAATGGTCCTGTTTTAGGACATGAAGAGGAAGTTGGGAGAAGGACAACCTTCCGACTTTTTTATCCAGAATCTGTTTTTTCAGATCCCAATCACAATGATCCTAATACTACGGCGGTTCTCACTGCTTTTAAGCCGCTTGATTTAAAGTGGCTGTGGGACTTGTTGACAGGTGGCAAAATA AACACTAATGGTTTTTGGAAGAAACCAGCCTTAAACTTGATCTACAAACCTTATCAAATCAGAATATTAGATCCTTTCATTATCAGAATGGCAGCTTATGAACTGCTTCACTTCCCAAAAGTGTTTCCCAAAAATCAG AAACCCAAACACCCCACAACAGGAATTATTGCCATCACGTTGGCCTTTCACATATGTCACGAAGTTCACCTTGCTGGTTTTAAATACAACTTTTCTGACCTCAAGAGTCCTTTGCACTATTATGGGAATGCCACCATGTCTTTGATGAATAAG aatGCATATCACAATGTGACAGCAGAGCAGCTCTTTTTGAAGGACATTATAGAAAAAAACTTTGTAATCAACTTGACTGAAGATTGA